Genomic segment of Methanolobus mangrovi:
AGGTCGTATCCGAAGAAACCGAGACGGCCGTGTGCTTCCTTGTGGAGGTACATACAGAGGTACCAGCCGGACAGACCAGCGTTTCCGTTTCCTGTTGCCAGGGATACTGCGGAACCAGCTGCTGCTGAAAGGCTTGTTGCTCTCTGGGATCCACCGAAGTGGTCTTCGAGGGTTGTTGGGTACTTCTCGTAGTTCTCGAGACCGTAGATTGTGGACTCTGTTGCGATGTCCTTTACTACTTCGAGGTCTGCCTTTACCTTGTTGTCTGTACCTGTGTTTGCTGCACCATCGTACTTGTCGTTGATGTAGTCTACGTTGTAGTAGAGGTTGTCATCAAGGATGTTGTTACAGTATGCTGCTGTTGCGTACTGGGTGAAACCTACACCACCAGACATGTATGAACCGAGCCAGATCTGGTCGTAAAGCATACATGCTCCACCAACTACCTCAAGGGTTACGTTTGCTGGGTCTTCTGGTGTCTTACGGCTTGTCTGAATGATATCAGCCATGTGACCGAATGGAATTCCTCCAGGCTCGTTTGGTGCACGTGCACGTCTTGCAGGAAGCATTTCTCCCATCTGGATAACACCAGCGTGCTTTGCTGCGTATGAAAGATCAGCTACTGCTGCTTCACCAGCACACATGCTGTATGCTGAAATGAATGCCATACCGACCTGCATAGCCATCCACCTGCTTGTCTGACCACCATCTGTGGTTCTGCTGACAACTGTTGGGATGTGTGCTGCCTGCCAGGTAGTCTTGCCGATAGCTGCTTTGAGTGCCTCAGCCTGCTCTGCTGGGAACTGCTTGTTGATGTCAATAAGGAACTGGCTGTCGATCTCGTCTGCGAGTTCATCGTCACCAGTGAAGATCTTTACGAAACAGTCATCTACAAGAGCTGGGTGTGTTTCGACCATGTGTTCCTGGACAACTGCTCCACCAGGAAGTGCGTGGTTGAGTGTCTCAAGGTAGTGGTTGATTGTTTCTGGTGTGACTTCGATACCGAGCCTCTTCTCGAGGGTCTCGTGTGCCATGTCCATACCGACAATTACTGTCCTTCTGATGTCATCCCACATCTGCTGCATTGCAGCGTTGTTGACGTAGTGAAGGTCATCGATCTCGACCATGTCATCTGTTCCGGAAAGGAAAGATGGTGTGAGTGCTCTCTGACCGAGTGGTATACCACCACAGTGCATCATTGGGTTGTAACCGACAAGGCCTCTCTTCTTTGCGAGTTCCTGACCTGCCTTTTTCATTTCTAATTTACGTGGGTTCTGATCGACACCAAGTCTGTGGTATTCCACAGTCATATCGGTGATCTTTCCACCTTCCATTTTGTTAGTACCGTGTTCTTTTGTGTACTTAAGTTCCATGTGTTTTGCAAACATTCTCTTTCTATCGTCTGCCATTATAATCACCTCAGTTCTCCGGCTTGAATCCGTATATGGTTCTCTGGTCGAATACCCTGTGTACCCATTCGATGACTT
This window contains:
- the mcrA gene encoding coenzyme-B sulfoethylthiotransferase subunit alpha — its product is MADDRKRMFAKHMELKYTKEHGTNKMEGGKITDMTVEYHRLGVDQNPRKLEMKKAGQELAKKRGLVGYNPMMHCGGIPLGQRALTPSFLSGTDDMVEIDDLHYVNNAAMQQMWDDIRRTVIVGMDMAHETLEKRLGIEVTPETINHYLETLNHALPGGAVVQEHMVETHPALVDDCFVKIFTGDDELADEIDSQFLIDINKQFPAEQAEALKAAIGKTTWQAAHIPTVVSRTTDGGQTSRWMAMQVGMAFISAYSMCAGEAAVADLSYAAKHAGVIQMGEMLPARRARAPNEPGGIPFGHMADIIQTSRKTPEDPANVTLEVVGGACMLYDQIWLGSYMSGGVGFTQYATAAYCNNILDDNLYYNVDYINDKYDGAANTGTDNKVKADLEVVKDIATESTIYGLENYEKYPTTLEDHFGGSQRATSLSAAAGSAVSLATGNGNAGLSGWYLCMYLHKEAHGRLGFFGYDLQDQCGATNVLSYQSDEGLALELRGPNYPNYAMNVGHQGGYTAIASAAHAGRGDAYAVNPLVKVCFADDLLPFDFSKPRKEFARGALREFEPAGERSLIIPAK